One stretch of Saccharomonospora xinjiangensis XJ-54 DNA includes these proteins:
- the hpf gene encoding ribosome hibernation-promoting factor, HPF/YfiA family, producing the protein MDIVIKGRNVEVPEHYRVHVADKLARLERYDRKVIRYEVELFHEPNRRQAKNCQRVEITGKGKGPIVRAEARAGDFYAALDCAINKLESRLRRMHDRRRVHYGRRAPASLAEATAAGVPNTAGEGRGRTATAVLEAPAEPVIDGGVTAGGLEVPGPRWDDGVTPSQPGRVVREKQHPAEPMTIDDALYQMELVGHDFYLFNDSETGKPSVVYRRKGFDYGVIRLG; encoded by the coding sequence ATGGACATCGTCATCAAGGGTCGCAACGTGGAGGTTCCCGAGCACTATCGGGTGCACGTGGCGGACAAACTGGCCCGACTGGAGCGTTACGACAGAAAGGTCATCCGTTACGAAGTGGAGCTTTTCCACGAGCCCAACCGCAGGCAGGCGAAGAACTGCCAGCGCGTCGAGATCACCGGTAAGGGCAAGGGCCCGATCGTCCGCGCCGAGGCGCGGGCTGGCGACTTCTACGCGGCGCTCGATTGTGCGATCAACAAGCTCGAGAGCAGGCTCCGCCGCATGCACGACCGGCGTCGTGTCCACTACGGACGGCGCGCACCCGCGTCACTCGCCGAGGCGACCGCGGCCGGCGTGCCGAACACCGCAGGCGAGGGCCGAGGACGCACGGCGACCGCCGTGCTCGAAGCACCGGCGGAGCCCGTGATCGACGGCGGTGTGACGGCGGGCGGACTGGAAGTGCCGGGGCCTCGCTGGGACGACGGGGTGACGCCCAGCCAGCCGGGCAGGGTGGTCCGGGAGAAACAGCACCCCGCCGAACCGATGACGATCGACGATGCCCTCTACCAGATGGAACTCGTGGGGCACGACTTCTACCTTTTCAACGATTCCGAAACCGGGAAGCCGAGCGTCGTGTACCGGCGGAAGGGATTCGACTACGGGGTGATACGACTGGGCTGA
- a CDS encoding LpqB family beta-propeller domain-containing protein, translating to MRRRRRFANVAALVSALLLAIVTASCAAIPTESQPKAIPQPNAGQATQEVPEPELGLDPLSVVREFVRNSVQPANDYAASRAYLSGPLREQWQPDPSLRVIEDEFGTVYAPEAEQPADPNERVVALRAVEVGRLAADHSFIAGVEDYRTPVRVRRQADGEWRIVDPPDGIVITENDFNDAYLQVPVYFFAPDSTALVSDLRYVVARPQSGLPARVVDLLLSGPSDGLTGAVRNPIGESAALDSNVTISNDGALVVPLTGLGEEPVQERELMAAQVVRSLQHVTTSRVKLLSDGTPLVSGQPEWRPSDLPAYDTVSAPSAELPGLMTVNGRVRSLGTGAPIEGPAGSGAYQVVSAAQAINGNQLAVVVSSGDQVRLRVGDYGAQAQEVELTASLLTRPTWRPPVSKDDKSTEVWTVADGDQVTRVQQDADGQWVALPVNASELSDPGWISALRLSRDGARAALVVDGKLVVASVVRTASGATLRAPRVLQEDRLTSVVDVDWIDHDTLVAVTSSDRAPVARVSVDGFQFDQYNTSNLTPPMRAVTAAPGRPIVVADRSGLWTAAEIGAVWVPHDQSAAGAEPFYPG from the coding sequence GTGAGAAGACGACGCAGGTTCGCGAACGTCGCCGCTCTGGTGTCGGCCCTGCTCCTCGCCATCGTCACGGCGAGTTGCGCCGCGATCCCCACCGAGTCGCAACCCAAGGCGATCCCGCAGCCGAACGCGGGGCAGGCGACGCAGGAAGTGCCCGAGCCCGAACTCGGGCTCGACCCGTTGTCGGTGGTGAGGGAGTTCGTCCGTAACAGCGTGCAACCGGCGAACGACTACGCCGCGTCCCGCGCCTACCTCAGCGGCCCTTTGCGCGAGCAGTGGCAACCGGACCCGAGCCTCAGGGTGATCGAGGACGAGTTCGGCACCGTGTACGCACCCGAGGCGGAGCAGCCCGCGGACCCCAACGAGCGTGTCGTGGCGCTGCGGGCGGTTGAGGTCGGCAGGCTGGCCGCCGATCACTCGTTCATCGCCGGCGTCGAGGACTACCGCACGCCCGTGCGGGTGCGAAGGCAGGCCGACGGCGAATGGCGCATCGTCGATCCTCCCGACGGCATCGTGATCACGGAGAACGACTTCAACGACGCCTACCTCCAGGTGCCGGTGTACTTCTTCGCGCCGGACTCGACGGCGCTCGTCTCCGACCTCCGATATGTGGTGGCCCGCCCCCAGTCCGGCCTGCCTGCGCGGGTGGTCGATCTGTTGCTGTCGGGTCCTTCGGACGGCCTGACCGGTGCGGTGCGCAACCCGATCGGTGAGTCGGCGGCACTCGACAGCAACGTCACCATCAGCAACGACGGTGCGCTCGTCGTGCCCTTGACCGGGCTCGGTGAGGAGCCGGTCCAGGAACGTGAACTGATGGCGGCGCAGGTCGTGCGCTCGCTGCAACACGTCACGACGAGCCGGGTGAAGCTGCTCTCCGACGGCACACCGTTGGTGTCGGGACAGCCCGAATGGCGTCCCAGTGATCTCCCCGCGTACGACACGGTGTCGGCCCCGAGCGCGGAGCTGCCAGGGCTGATGACGGTGAACGGCAGGGTCCGTTCGCTCGGCACCGGCGCACCCATCGAGGGTCCCGCGGGATCGGGCGCGTATCAGGTCGTGAGCGCGGCTCAGGCCATCAACGGCAATCAGCTCGCGGTCGTCGTGTCCTCCGGCGACCAGGTGCGCTTGCGGGTCGGCGACTACGGCGCTCAGGCACAGGAGGTAGAGCTGACCGCCTCGCTGCTGACCAGACCGACCTGGCGCCCACCTGTCAGCAAGGACGACAAGTCCACAGAGGTGTGGACGGTCGCGGACGGCGATCAGGTGACCAGGGTGCAGCAGGACGCCGACGGACAGTGGGTGGCGTTGCCGGTCAACGCCTCGGAACTGTCCGATCCCGGCTGGATCAGCGCACTGCGACTGTCCCGTGACGGGGCGAGGGCCGCGCTGGTCGTTGACGGCAAACTGGTGGTCGCCTCGGTGGTGCGCACAGCGTCGGGAGCGACGTTGCGCGCACCGAGGGTGCTTCAGGAGGATCGGCTGACCTCAGTCGTCGATGTCGATTGGATCGATCACGACACCCTCGTCGCGGTCACTTCGTCGGACAGAGCGCCCGTCGCGCGTGTCTCGGTGGACGGCTTCCAGTTCGACCAGTACAACACCTCGAATCTGACGCCGCCGATGCGCGCCGTCACGGCGGCGCCGGGACGGCCCATCGTCGTGGCCGACCGGAGCGGGCTGTGGACGGCGGCCGAGATCGGTGCGGTCTGGGTGCCGCATGATCAGAGCGCCGCGGGTGCGGAGCCGTTCTACCCCGGCTGA
- a CDS encoding dTMP kinase: MGRLVVVEGLDGAGKRTLTGALTAALHEQGATVTTAAFPRYGTDVHADLVKEALHGEHGDLADSVYGMGLLYALDRRDAADDIRTALAEHDVVILDRYVASNAAYQAARLRQGIDGPVVRWVRELEIERFGLPVPDLQLLLRVPVAVAASRAANRARQDSSRAMDVFESDGALQDRCARVYEELAAAHWLSEWHVVDGNRELTSGPEPTESVAVLAKGLYFGK; this comes from the coding sequence ATGGGGAGACTGGTGGTCGTCGAGGGCCTCGACGGAGCGGGCAAGCGCACGTTGACCGGCGCGCTGACCGCGGCTCTGCACGAGCAGGGGGCCACGGTCACCACCGCGGCCTTCCCCCGTTACGGCACCGACGTGCACGCCGACCTCGTCAAGGAGGCGCTGCACGGTGAGCACGGAGATCTCGCCGACTCCGTGTACGGGATGGGGCTGCTCTACGCGCTGGACCGCAGGGACGCCGCCGACGACATCCGCACGGCGCTCGCCGAGCACGACGTCGTGATTCTCGACCGGTATGTCGCGTCGAACGCCGCCTATCAGGCCGCCCGGCTTCGCCAGGGCATCGACGGCCCCGTGGTGCGCTGGGTGCGCGAGCTGGAGATCGAACGGTTCGGACTTCCGGTTCCCGACCTGCAACTGCTGCTCAGAGTGCCCGTCGCGGTCGCCGCGAGTCGGGCAGCGAACAGGGCGCGACAGGATTCGTCGAGGGCCATGGACGTGTTCGAGTCCGACGGCGCCCTCCAGGACCGGTGTGCGCGGGTCTACGAGGAGCTGGCCGCCGCGCACTGGCTCTCGGAGTGGCACGTCGTTGACGGGAACCGCGAGCTGACCAGCGGGCCGGAGCCCACCGAGTCGGTCGCCGTGCTCGCGAAGGGGCTCTACTTCGGGAAGTGA
- a CDS encoding ComF family protein: MAGAFGKAVADLLLPPVCAGCGLIGAAACDGCLAEFTSGLVPVRQGITALATHDGIPREVVLANKERGRRDLARPLGQALAAAVPRLPRASPAPDGTWWFVPVPSRPSAARSRGGSHVLALARWCAASLADRGEAAAVAPVLRLSASAKDAVGLSRAARVANLEGRVRFDSAGAPLPGTPVVLLDDVITTGATAEACTRVLAAHGVVVTAVLTLTSASGRSRGTAATTTSNSHTCHPHG; the protein is encoded by the coding sequence TTGGCAGGCGCGTTCGGCAAGGCCGTTGCCGATCTGCTGCTGCCACCTGTCTGCGCCGGATGCGGGCTCATCGGCGCTGCCGCCTGCGACGGCTGCCTCGCCGAGTTCACCTCAGGGCTCGTCCCCGTGCGGCAGGGCATCACGGCACTGGCCACGCACGACGGCATCCCGCGTGAGGTCGTGCTCGCCAACAAGGAGCGGGGCCGCCGGGATCTCGCTCGGCCACTCGGGCAGGCCCTCGCGGCAGCCGTTCCGAGATTGCCGCGCGCAAGTCCCGCACCGGACGGCACCTGGTGGTTCGTGCCGGTTCCATCACGGCCGTCGGCAGCGCGATCCCGAGGTGGCTCACATGTCCTTGCACTGGCCCGATGGTGCGCCGCTTCGCTGGCCGACCGGGGCGAGGCCGCTGCCGTTGCTCCGGTTCTGCGGCTCTCGGCGAGTGCCAAGGACGCCGTGGGGCTGAGCCGCGCCGCGCGTGTGGCGAACCTGGAAGGCCGGGTCCGTTTCGATTCTGCTGGGGCGCCTCTTCCTGGAACGCCGGTCGTCCTGCTCGACGACGTGATCACCACGGGGGCCACGGCCGAGGCCTGCACCCGGGTTCTCGCCGCGCACGGTGTGGTGGTGACGGCGGTGCTGACACTCACGTCGGCGTCCGGACGCTCACGCGGGACTGCGGCCACAACCACCTCAAACTCCCACACTTGTCACCCACACGGGTAG
- the mtrB gene encoding MtrAB system histidine kinase MtrB, with protein MNGRLASMGRSALAVARRAAAYGRRRTGAFGELWQRSLQFRVTTSTLALSSAVVFVLGVVLQNQIVERLLDTKERAAIAQLHVAVRTAENELMGDAGQGDTLRNRLSNALKALTSSSVATQDIENSAAAGAFEPVLVAGDPSDTDRDLIYAGPIENVPGGVMSYAENNQVARQYHTQGSTYLVVGAPVTTATRPIQLYLLFPMTTEQNTVATVQNTLLVGSAFLLVLLAVITNMVTRQVVLPVRRAAAAAEGFADGDLDRRLDVTGEDDLAKLALSYNDMAASIQEQIRRLEEFGQLQRRFTSDVSHELRTPLTTVRMAADVLYASREQFPSGLARSSELLVDELDRFESLLRDLLEISRLDAGVEELAAESADIRPVVHRAVEQVKVIAGTTGSEIVLELPEEEVTAEFDTRRVERILRNLLANAVDHGEGHPVRLRLAADAHAVAISVRDYGVGLRQGEAELVFNRFWRADPSRNRRTGGTGLGLAISHEDARLHGGWLEAWGEPGHGSCFRLTLPRVAGDELEHSPIPLPPDPPQTETARQEQREESIGAHASTDVAAAQEDAR; from the coding sequence ATGAACGGGCGGCTGGCGTCGATGGGCCGGTCGGCCTTGGCCGTGGCGAGGCGTGCGGCCGCGTACGGCAGGCGAAGGACGGGCGCGTTCGGCGAGCTGTGGCAACGTTCGTTGCAGTTCCGGGTGACGACGTCCACGCTCGCCCTGTCGTCGGCCGTTGTTTTCGTGCTCGGTGTCGTGCTGCAGAACCAGATCGTCGAACGGCTCCTCGACACCAAGGAGCGGGCCGCGATCGCGCAGTTGCACGTGGCCGTGCGCACTGCCGAGAACGAGCTGATGGGCGACGCGGGACAAGGCGACACCCTGCGCAACCGCCTTTCCAACGCGCTCAAGGCGCTGACCAGCAGTTCGGTGGCCACACAGGACATCGAGAACTCGGCGGCGGCAGGGGCGTTCGAGCCGGTGCTCGTGGCAGGCGATCCGAGCGACACCGACCGTGACCTGATCTACGCCGGCCCGATCGAGAACGTGCCGGGCGGCGTGATGAGTTACGCCGAGAACAACCAGGTCGCACGCCAGTACCACACCCAGGGTTCGACCTACCTCGTCGTTGGCGCGCCGGTGACGACGGCGACCCGGCCGATCCAGCTGTACCTGCTGTTCCCGATGACCACAGAGCAGAACACCGTGGCCACCGTGCAGAACACGTTGCTCGTGGGCAGCGCGTTCCTGCTCGTGCTCCTCGCGGTGATCACCAACATGGTGACGCGGCAAGTGGTGCTTCCCGTCAGGAGAGCGGCGGCCGCCGCGGAGGGGTTCGCCGACGGCGATCTCGATCGCAGGCTCGACGTCACCGGTGAGGACGACCTCGCCAAGCTCGCCCTGTCGTACAACGACATGGCCGCGAGCATTCAGGAGCAGATCCGCAGGCTGGAGGAGTTCGGGCAGCTCCAACGCCGGTTCACCTCCGATGTCTCCCACGAGCTGCGCACGCCGCTCACGACGGTGCGGATGGCCGCAGACGTGCTCTACGCATCGCGTGAGCAGTTCCCATCCGGACTCGCGCGGTCGTCGGAGCTGCTCGTTGACGAACTCGACCGGTTCGAAAGCCTGCTGCGCGACCTGCTGGAGATCAGCCGTCTCGACGCGGGAGTGGAGGAACTCGCCGCCGAGTCGGCCGACATCCGCCCCGTCGTCCACAGGGCCGTCGAGCAGGTGAAGGTCATCGCGGGAACGACCGGCAGCGAGATCGTCCTCGAACTGCCCGAAGAGGAGGTCACGGCCGAGTTCGACACCAGGCGGGTCGAGCGCATCCTGCGGAACCTGCTCGCGAACGCCGTCGATCACGGCGAAGGGCATCCTGTGCGGTTGCGGCTGGCCGCCGACGCGCACGCCGTCGCGATCAGCGTGCGCGACTACGGTGTCGGCCTGCGGCAGGGTGAAGCGGAGCTGGTGTTCAACCGTTTCTGGCGCGCCGACCCCTCGCGTAACCGGCGAACGGGAGGCACCGGACTGGGCCTCGCGATCAGCCACGAGGACGCCCGCCTGCACGGCGGCTGGCTGGAGGCGTGGGGAGAGCCGGGCCACGGTTCCTGCTTCCGCCTCACCTTGCCCCGCGTCGCGGGCGACGAGCTCGAACACAGCCCCATCCCACTGCCTCCGGACCCACCGCAGACCGAAACGGCCCGCCAGGAGCAGCGGGAGGAATCGATCGGAGCTCACGCGAGCACGGATGTCGCGGCAGCACAGGAGGACGCACGGTGA
- the mtrA gene encoding MtrAB system response regulator MtrA produces MKARVLVVDDDPALAEMLTIVLRGEGFDTAVVSDGSRALPAVRELKPDLVLLDLMLPGMNGIDVCKAIRAESGVPIVMLTAKSDTVDIVLGLESGADDYVVKPFKPKELVARVRARLRRTESEPAETLTIGDLTIDVPGHEVTREGKSIALTPLEFDLLVALARKPRQVFTREVLLEQVWGYRHAADTRLVNVHVQRLRSKVEKDPEHPEVVLTVRGVGYKAGPP; encoded by the coding sequence ATGAAGGCGCGTGTGCTGGTCGTCGATGACGACCCCGCTCTGGCTGAAATGCTCACCATCGTGCTGCGCGGTGAGGGGTTCGACACCGCCGTGGTGTCCGATGGCTCCCGTGCACTGCCCGCGGTGCGTGAACTCAAACCCGACCTGGTGCTGCTGGACCTCATGCTGCCGGGAATGAACGGCATCGACGTCTGCAAGGCGATCAGGGCCGAGTCGGGCGTGCCGATCGTGATGCTCACGGCCAAGAGCGACACCGTGGACATCGTTCTCGGACTCGAGTCCGGTGCCGACGACTACGTTGTCAAACCCTTCAAACCGAAGGAGCTGGTCGCGAGGGTGCGGGCGCGGCTTCGGCGGACCGAGTCCGAGCCTGCCGAGACGCTCACGATCGGTGACCTCACCATCGACGTGCCGGGGCACGAGGTGACGAGGGAAGGCAAGTCGATCGCGCTGACGCCGCTGGAGTTCGACCTGCTCGTGGCGCTGGCGAGGAAACCGCGCCAGGTGTTCACCCGCGAGGTGCTGCTCGAACAGGTGTGGGGCTACCGGCACGCCGCGGACACGCGGCTGGTCAACGTGCACGTGCAGCGCCTGCGGTCGAAGGTCGAGAAGGATCCCGAGCATCCTGAGGTGGTGCTCACGGTCCGCGGTGTCGGTTACAAGGCTGGACCGCCGTGA
- a CDS encoding IclR family transcriptional regulator, with the protein MRNPESAKGAATTVQSVDRAISALELLAKEGEAGITDIAAELGVHKSTASRLMSALESRHLVEKLGKRGKYAIGFGVVRLAGAAMSRLDLATLGNQTCLSLAESLGETVNIAVADGGVAINISQAFGSASVTARNWTGRRTPLHATSSGKVLLAYMPEQQRVPLLHGQLERYTPSTIVQPDELLAELGHVRKAGYAASFEELELGMHAVAVPVFGGEGRVIAAMSASGPSYRLSRERARQLIGPLTDAATALSAQLGHFPK; encoded by the coding sequence ATGCGGAACCCCGAGTCAGCGAAAGGCGCCGCCACGACCGTGCAGTCCGTCGATCGCGCGATCAGCGCGCTGGAACTGCTCGCCAAGGAGGGAGAGGCAGGCATCACCGACATCGCGGCCGAGCTGGGTGTGCACAAGTCAACGGCCTCGCGGCTCATGAGTGCATTGGAGTCGCGCCATCTCGTCGAGAAGCTAGGGAAGCGAGGCAAGTACGCCATCGGGTTCGGCGTCGTCCGGCTGGCAGGGGCCGCGATGAGCAGGCTGGACCTCGCCACCCTCGGCAACCAGACCTGCCTGTCGCTCGCGGAGTCGCTCGGGGAGACCGTCAACATCGCCGTCGCCGACGGCGGCGTGGCGATCAACATCAGCCAGGCTTTCGGGTCCGCGTCCGTCACCGCGAGGAATTGGACGGGCAGGCGCACCCCGCTGCACGCCACGTCCAGCGGCAAAGTGCTGCTGGCCTACATGCCGGAACAGCAGCGTGTGCCCTTGCTGCACGGGCAGCTGGAGCGGTACACGCCGTCCACGATCGTGCAGCCGGACGAGCTCCTCGCCGAACTCGGCCATGTGCGGAAGGCCGGGTATGCCGCCTCGTTCGAGGAACTGGAACTCGGCATGCACGCCGTGGCGGTACCCGTCTTCGGCGGTGAGGGGCGGGTGATCGCCGCGATGAGCGCGTCGGGCCCGTCCTATCGGCTCTCGCGAGAGCGCGCCCGGCAACTCATCGGTCCGCTGACCGACGCCGCGACGGCGCTGTCGGCGCAGCTGGGTCACTTCCCGAAGTAG
- a CDS encoding cation diffusion facilitator family transporter yields MAAEGGTKAILAALFANAGIAVSKFVGFLITGSSSMLAESVHSVADTSNQGLLLLGQKTSKRRATKAHPFGYGRERYFYSFIVALMLFTLGSAFALYEGIHKVQHPEELSSPMVAVVILVLAIALETYSFRTAIVESRKVKGDKTWWAFIRQSKTPELPVVLLEDAGALFGLVFALFGVGLAVVTGDPIWDGIGTLMIGVLLGVIAITLIVEMKSLLIGEGAGEGELETIVNELTSGDVERVIHIRTQYIGPEELLVAAKLGLRDGLDMADVATAIDEAEARVRAKVPSARLIYLEPDLYRVPVSEPR; encoded by the coding sequence GTGGCAGCAGAAGGTGGGACCAAGGCGATCCTCGCGGCGTTGTTCGCCAACGCGGGCATCGCCGTGTCGAAGTTCGTAGGTTTTCTGATCACCGGATCGTCGTCGATGCTGGCCGAGTCGGTGCACTCGGTGGCCGACACCTCGAATCAGGGCCTCCTGCTTCTCGGGCAGAAGACCTCGAAGCGCAGGGCGACCAAGGCCCATCCCTTCGGCTACGGGCGCGAGCGCTACTTCTACTCGTTCATCGTGGCGCTGATGCTGTTCACGCTCGGCTCGGCGTTCGCCCTTTACGAGGGCATCCACAAGGTGCAGCACCCTGAGGAGCTGTCGTCGCCGATGGTGGCGGTCGTGATCCTCGTGTTGGCCATCGCGCTGGAGACCTACAGCTTCCGCACCGCCATCGTCGAGTCCCGCAAAGTGAAGGGCGACAAGACGTGGTGGGCGTTCATCCGGCAGTCGAAGACGCCCGAGTTGCCGGTTGTGCTGCTCGAAGACGCGGGCGCGTTGTTCGGCCTCGTGTTCGCGTTGTTTGGTGTCGGTCTCGCCGTGGTGACGGGCGACCCGATCTGGGACGGCATCGGCACGTTGATGATCGGCGTGCTGCTCGGCGTCATCGCGATCACGCTGATCGTCGAGATGAAGAGCCTCCTCATCGGTGAGGGTGCAGGCGAAGGCGAGCTCGAAACGATCGTGAACGAGCTGACTTCGGGCGATGTCGAGCGCGTCATCCACATCCGCACCCAGTACATCGGGCCGGAGGAGCTGCTCGTGGCCGCCAAGCTCGGCCTCCGAGACGGCCTCGACATGGCCGACGTCGCCACTGCCATCGACGAGGCCGAGGCACGTGTCAGGGCGAAGGTGCCGTCAGCGAGGCTGATCTATCTGGAGCCGGATCTGTACCGCGTTCCGGTGTCGGAGCCTCGCTGA